A window from Mycobacterium saskatchewanense encodes these proteins:
- a CDS encoding ATP-dependent DNA ligase, producing the protein MDLPVMPPVSPMLAKSVASIPPDASYEPKWDGFRSICFRDGDEVELGSRNERPMTRYFPELVEAVRAELPARCVIDGEIVVATDHGLDFEALQQRIHPADSRVRMLSKATPASFIAFDLLAVGDDDYTRRPFTERRAALVDALAGAGPSIHITPATTDLETAHRWFEEFEGAGLDGVIAKPLTVTYQPDKRVMFKVKHERTADCVVAGYRVHKSGGDAIGSLLLGLYQGDGQLASVGVIGAFPMAERRRLFTELQPLVTSFEGHPWNWAAHEAGERTPRKNEFSRWNAGKDLSFVPLRPERVVEVRYDHMEGARFRHTAQFNRWRPDRDPRSCTYDQLEQPLTFSLGDIVPGLGSAQVG; encoded by the coding sequence ATGGACCTCCCCGTGATGCCGCCGGTCTCCCCCATGCTGGCGAAATCGGTCGCGTCGATCCCGCCGGACGCGTCGTACGAGCCCAAGTGGGACGGTTTCCGGTCCATTTGCTTCCGCGACGGCGACGAGGTGGAGCTGGGCAGCCGCAACGAGCGCCCGATGACACGCTATTTCCCCGAGCTGGTGGAGGCCGTCCGGGCCGAGTTGCCGGCACGCTGCGTGATCGACGGGGAGATCGTCGTTGCGACCGACCACGGCCTGGATTTCGAAGCGCTGCAACAGCGCATCCATCCGGCCGACTCGCGGGTGCGCATGCTGTCGAAGGCGACGCCGGCGTCCTTCATCGCCTTCGATCTGCTTGCCGTCGGCGACGACGACTACACCCGACGCCCGTTCACCGAACGGCGTGCCGCCCTGGTCGACGCGCTCGCGGGCGCCGGGCCCTCGATCCACATCACGCCGGCGACCACCGATCTGGAAACCGCACACCGGTGGTTCGAGGAGTTCGAGGGGGCCGGCCTCGACGGCGTCATCGCCAAGCCGCTGACGGTCACCTATCAGCCGGACAAGCGCGTGATGTTCAAGGTCAAGCACGAGCGGACCGCCGACTGCGTGGTCGCCGGGTATCGCGTGCACAAGTCCGGCGGCGACGCCATCGGATCGCTGCTGCTGGGCCTCTACCAGGGGGACGGGCAGCTGGCCTCGGTCGGTGTGATCGGCGCCTTCCCAATGGCCGAGCGGCGGCGGCTGTTCACCGAGCTGCAGCCCCTCGTCACGAGCTTCGAGGGCCATCCGTGGAACTGGGCCGCCCACGAAGCCGGCGAGCGGACGCCGCGCAAGAACGAATTCTCACGCTGGAACGCCGGAAAGGACCTCTCGTTCGTGCCGCTGCGGCCCGAGCGCGTCGTCGAGGTCCGCTATGACCACATGGAGGGTGCGCGGTTCCGCCACACCGCCCAGTTCAACCGATGGCGCCCCGACCGCGACCCGCGCTCGTGCACTTATGACCAACTCGAGCAACCGCTGACCTTCAGCCTCGGGGACATCGTGCCGGGTCTGGGCTCCGCCCAGGTGGGTTGA
- a CDS encoding WS/DGAT/MGAT family O-acyltransferase: MELMTPSDAIFLMGESREHPMHVGGLQLFELPDGAGRGFVRELYDQLIAQRDFQPTFLKRPATFVGGIANLGWSYDKDIDIDYHVRRSALPSPGRVRELLELTSRWHSSLLDRHRPLWETHIIEGLKDGRFAIYTKVHHALIDGVSAQKLMQRALSNDPADNEIRAPWSLPKRKRTRRPSSPLNALLQAAGSVAALGPSTVSLARAALLEQRLTLPFGAPRTMLNVKIGGARRCAAQSWSLERIKNVKKASGATVNDVVLAMCSGALRYYLLEHNALPDAPLLAMVPVSLRSEDEADAGGNLVGAILCNLATDTDDPAQRLQTVSDSMRNNKKVFSQLPRFQALALSAMNMASLSLAAVPGWVSSTRPPFNIVISNVPGPTQPMYYGGARLNGNYPFSIVLDGQALNITLASNADNLDFGLVGCRRSVPHLQRLLAHLESSLKDLERATGV, translated from the coding sequence ATGGAACTGATGACGCCCTCCGACGCGATCTTCCTGATGGGAGAATCCCGCGAGCACCCCATGCATGTCGGTGGGCTGCAGTTGTTCGAGCTGCCTGACGGCGCCGGCCGCGGCTTCGTTCGGGAGTTGTACGACCAGTTGATTGCGCAGCGGGACTTTCAACCCACCTTCCTCAAGCGTCCCGCGACGTTCGTCGGCGGGATCGCCAATCTCGGCTGGTCGTATGACAAGGACATCGACATCGACTACCACGTCCGGCGCTCGGCGCTGCCGTCGCCCGGGCGCGTCCGCGAGCTTCTCGAGCTGACGTCGCGGTGGCACAGCAGCCTGCTCGACCGTCACCGCCCGTTGTGGGAAACCCACATCATCGAGGGCCTCAAAGATGGCCGGTTCGCGATCTACACCAAGGTGCACCACGCGCTGATCGACGGTGTCTCGGCGCAGAAGCTGATGCAGCGCGCCCTGTCGAATGACCCGGCCGACAACGAGATTCGTGCGCCGTGGAGCCTGCCCAAGCGAAAGCGCACGCGCCGACCGTCATCCCCGCTGAACGCGCTGCTGCAGGCGGCGGGTTCCGTTGCGGCGCTTGGGCCTTCGACCGTCTCGCTGGCGCGCGCCGCGCTACTCGAACAGCGGCTGACATTGCCCTTCGGCGCCCCGCGCACCATGCTGAACGTCAAGATCGGGGGCGCCCGCCGTTGCGCCGCGCAGTCTTGGTCGCTGGAGCGGATCAAGAACGTCAAGAAGGCCTCGGGAGCGACGGTCAACGACGTCGTCCTGGCGATGTGTTCCGGTGCCCTGCGCTACTACCTGCTCGAGCACAACGCCCTGCCGGACGCGCCGCTGCTCGCCATGGTTCCGGTGAGCCTGCGCAGCGAGGACGAAGCCGACGCCGGTGGCAATCTGGTTGGGGCGATCTTGTGCAACCTCGCGACCGACACCGACGATCCGGCGCAGCGGTTGCAGACGGTCAGCGACTCGATGCGCAACAACAAGAAGGTGTTCTCGCAGCTGCCACGGTTTCAGGCCTTGGCGTTGTCCGCGATGAACATGGCATCGCTGAGCCTGGCGGCTGTGCCAGGTTGGGTGTCGTCGACGCGGCCGCCGTTCAACATCGTCATCTCGAATGTGCCCGGGCCCACCCAGCCGATGTACTACGGGGGCGCCCGGCTCAACGGCAACTACCCGTTCTCCATCGTGCTGGACGGCCAGGCGCTCAACATCACCCTGGCCAGCAACGCCGACAACCTGGACTTCGGCCTGGTCGGATGCCGGCGCAGCGTGCCGCACCTGCAGCGACTGCTCGCGCACCTGGAGTCGTCGCTGAAGGACCTGGAACGCGCGACCGGGGTGTGA
- a CDS encoding haloalkane dehalogenase has translation MQTLRTPDERFDDVPDFPYAPRYSEIPDAEGGELRVAWVEDGPSDADPVLMLHGEPSWSYLYRKMIPILVAAGHRVICPDLVGFGRSDKPTRREDHTYARHVEWMRALAFDVLDLRNVTLVGQDWGGLIGLRLAAEHPERFSRLVVANTGLPNGEQSMAEVWWRFREAITTTPTLNVGWFVQGGCRQQMSDEVRAGYDAPFPSDEYCAGPRAMPGLVPTSPEDPAAAANKAAWTKLSVSPTPMLVAFSDSDPITGPMGAIFRREMRGAQGIDHPVIHGAGHFLQEDAGEELAGDIVKFLRR, from the coding sequence ATGCAGACCTTGCGAACTCCCGACGAGCGCTTCGACGACGTGCCCGATTTTCCCTATGCGCCAAGGTATTCCGAGATACCCGACGCCGAGGGCGGCGAGCTGCGGGTCGCGTGGGTCGAGGACGGGCCGAGCGACGCGGACCCCGTGCTCATGCTGCACGGCGAGCCGTCATGGTCGTACCTGTACCGCAAGATGATCCCGATCCTCGTCGCCGCCGGCCACCGCGTGATCTGCCCGGACCTCGTCGGGTTCGGTCGTTCCGACAAGCCGACCCGCCGGGAAGACCACACCTATGCGCGTCACGTCGAGTGGATGCGCGCCCTCGCGTTCGACGTGCTCGACCTCCGGAACGTGACGCTGGTCGGACAGGACTGGGGCGGGCTGATCGGGTTGCGGCTGGCCGCCGAGCATCCCGAACGGTTTTCCCGGCTGGTGGTCGCGAACACCGGCCTGCCCAACGGGGAACAGTCGATGGCCGAGGTGTGGTGGCGCTTCCGCGAGGCCATCACGACGACGCCGACGCTGAACGTCGGCTGGTTCGTGCAGGGCGGGTGCCGCCAGCAGATGAGCGACGAGGTCCGCGCGGGTTACGACGCACCATTCCCCTCCGACGAATACTGCGCCGGTCCGCGCGCCATGCCGGGGCTGGTGCCGACCTCTCCCGAGGATCCGGCGGCGGCGGCCAACAAGGCGGCGTGGACGAAGCTGTCCGTCAGCCCGACGCCCATGCTCGTCGCCTTCAGCGACAGTGATCCCATCACCGGGCCGATGGGCGCGATCTTCCGGCGTGAGATGCGCGGCGCCCAGGGCATCGATCATCCCGTGATCCACGGTGCCGGCCACTTCCTGCAGGAGGACGCCGGCGAAGAGCTGGCCGGGGACATCGTGAAATTTCTGCGCCGCTGA
- a CDS encoding SDR family oxidoreductase — translation MTVLMTGFPGFLGTALLPRILKRTDDSAICLVQPKFATQAERRASELSSADPFLEGRIRLVEGDITQPGLGLAADVLAGVTEAWHLAAAYDLTVARDIAVRVNVDGTRNVLDALERCPKLTRLHYFSTCYVSGRYAGPFGEDDLEVGAPFNNYYEETKNLAEADVRWHMSAGMPATIYRPSIVVGDSRTGETQKFDGPYFVLRLLLRQPRRAIVPMAGDPTMTRVNVVPRDFVIDAVEYLSGRPGSEGRTYQLADPRPLTVDEMADTLAEATGRELVKVRMPRKLAKASLAHVPGVQRLFGIPPELVDYFTLPTHYLTDHTRADLAGSGIEVPAFRSYVDRLVRYVRGHPEVGSAAMF, via the coding sequence ATGACCGTGTTGATGACGGGGTTTCCCGGCTTTCTCGGCACCGCCCTGTTGCCGAGGATCCTCAAGCGCACGGACGACTCGGCAATCTGTCTGGTACAGCCCAAGTTCGCCACGCAGGCGGAGCGTCGCGCCAGCGAGCTGAGCTCGGCGGATCCCTTCCTGGAGGGCAGGATCCGGCTGGTCGAGGGTGACATCACCCAGCCCGGGCTGGGGCTGGCCGCCGACGTCCTCGCCGGGGTCACCGAGGCGTGGCACCTTGCCGCCGCGTACGACCTCACCGTGGCCCGGGACATCGCCGTCCGGGTCAACGTCGACGGCACCCGCAACGTGCTCGACGCGCTCGAGCGCTGCCCGAAATTGACTCGCCTGCACTACTTCAGCACCTGCTATGTCAGCGGACGCTATGCCGGCCCGTTCGGCGAGGACGACCTCGAAGTGGGCGCGCCGTTCAACAACTACTACGAGGAGACCAAGAACCTCGCCGAGGCGGACGTGCGCTGGCATATGTCCGCGGGCATGCCGGCGACCATCTACCGCCCCTCGATCGTCGTCGGCGACAGCCGCACGGGTGAGACGCAGAAATTCGACGGTCCCTACTTCGTCCTGCGGTTACTGCTCCGGCAGCCGCGGCGCGCGATCGTCCCGATGGCCGGCGACCCGACGATGACGCGGGTCAACGTGGTACCGCGCGACTTCGTCATCGACGCCGTCGAATACTTGAGCGGCCGCCCCGGTTCGGAGGGCCGGACCTACCAGCTGGCGGACCCGCGCCCGCTCACCGTCGACGAGATGGCGGATACCCTGGCCGAGGCGACCGGGCGCGAACTGGTCAAGGTTCGGATGCCGCGGAAGCTGGCGAAGGCGTCGCTGGCCCACGTTCCGGGCGTGCAGCGGTTGTTCGGAATCCCGCCCGAACTCGTCGATTACTTCACGCTCCCAACGCATTACCTCACCGACCACACCCGCGCGGATCTCGCGGGCAGCGGCATCGAGGTTCCCGCGTTCCGCAGCTATGTCGACCGGCTCGTCCGGTACGTGCGCGGCCATCCGGAGGTCGGCTCGGCGGCGATGTTCTGA
- a CDS encoding NUDIX domain-containing protein encodes MAKLSAGVLVYRLSEGVVEVLIAHPGGPFWARKDDGAWSIPKGEYTDGEDPWDVAQREFAEELGLAVPPGPRTDLGVLKQPSGKLITAFAVHSDLDVTDTRSNTFLIEWPRGSGTLREFPEIDRVGWFSVARARTKLLKGQLGFLDRLMSQPDLAGLPEGT; translated from the coding sequence TTGGCCAAGCTCAGCGCGGGTGTGTTGGTCTACCGGCTGTCCGAGGGCGTTGTCGAGGTGCTGATCGCGCACCCGGGCGGCCCGTTCTGGGCCCGCAAGGACGACGGGGCCTGGTCGATTCCCAAGGGCGAGTACACCGATGGCGAGGATCCCTGGGACGTCGCACAGCGTGAGTTCGCCGAGGAACTCGGTCTGGCGGTGCCCCCAGGCCCGCGCACGGACCTCGGTGTGCTGAAACAACCCAGCGGCAAGCTCATCACCGCCTTCGCCGTCCACAGCGACCTCGATGTGACCGACACACGCAGCAACACCTTCCTGATCGAGTGGCCAAGAGGCTCGGGCACCCTGCGGGAATTCCCCGAGATCGATCGCGTTGGCTGGTTCTCGGTGGCGCGGGCACGCACGAAGCTGCTCAAGGGGCAGTTGGGATTCCTCGATCGACTGATGTCGCAGCCGGATTTGGCCGGACTACCCGAAGGGACATGA
- a CDS encoding cytochrome P450, whose protein sequence is MTTASAQAESNGMLLQLLDPANRADPYEVYAQFRDRGPVQLPESHLVVFSGYRDCDDVLRHPSSSSDNTNSTVTKRQIEDGLVGPRQIPPGFLFLDPPDHTRLRRLVSKAFVPKVVSALQPDIEGLVDGLLAGIAEQGRFDVVSDFAYPLPVAVICRLLGVPLEDEPQFGQASAVLAQALDPFSTITGVPREVVNQRMQAGAWLRGYFHNLIDRRRAQPGDDLLSLLIAVEESGDQLTEEEIVSTCNLLLIAGHETTVNLIGNAILAMLRDPAQWRAFSADAARAPAIVEETLRYDPPVQLVGRVAGADMTIGSVDVPAGDVMMLLLAAAHRDPAEFASPDTFDPDREVLRHLGFGRGAHYCLGAPLARLEAGVALSALTARFPSARLAGEPEYKANVTLRGLSTLAVEV, encoded by the coding sequence ATGACGACCGCGTCGGCGCAAGCCGAATCGAATGGGATGCTGCTGCAGCTGCTGGACCCGGCCAACCGCGCCGACCCGTACGAGGTCTACGCGCAGTTCCGTGACCGCGGGCCGGTGCAACTGCCCGAGTCCCATCTGGTCGTCTTCTCGGGCTACCGCGACTGCGACGACGTGCTGCGCCACCCGTCGTCGAGCAGCGACAACACGAATTCGACGGTCACGAAGCGCCAGATCGAGGACGGCCTGGTGGGGCCCCGCCAAATTCCGCCGGGGTTCCTGTTCCTCGATCCGCCCGACCACACCCGGTTACGCAGGCTGGTCAGCAAGGCCTTTGTGCCGAAGGTCGTCAGCGCGTTACAACCCGACATCGAGGGCCTGGTCGACGGATTGCTGGCTGGCATCGCCGAGCAGGGTCGCTTCGATGTCGTCAGCGACTTCGCCTATCCGCTGCCCGTGGCGGTGATCTGCCGGCTGCTCGGCGTCCCGCTGGAGGACGAGCCGCAGTTCGGCCAGGCGTCGGCGGTGCTGGCGCAGGCTCTCGACCCGTTCTCTACCATCACCGGCGTGCCGCGGGAAGTGGTGAACCAGCGCATGCAGGCCGGCGCGTGGCTGCGTGGTTACTTCCACAACCTGATCGACCGCCGTCGCGCGCAGCCCGGGGACGACCTGTTGTCGTTGCTGATCGCGGTCGAGGAATCCGGCGACCAGCTGACCGAGGAGGAGATCGTCTCCACCTGTAACCTGCTGCTGATCGCGGGGCACGAGACCACGGTGAACCTCATCGGCAATGCGATCCTGGCCATGCTGCGCGACCCGGCGCAGTGGAGGGCGTTTAGCGCCGACGCCGCTCGGGCGCCCGCCATCGTCGAGGAAACGTTGCGTTACGACCCACCCGTGCAGCTGGTCGGGCGCGTTGCCGGAGCCGACATGACGATCGGGAGCGTGGACGTGCCAGCGGGTGACGTGATGATGCTGCTGTTGGCCGCGGCGCACCGCGATCCGGCGGAGTTCGCTTCGCCGGATACCTTCGACCCCGATCGGGAAGTGTTGCGGCATCTCGGGTTTGGCCGCGGGGCGCACTACTGCCTGGGCGCCCCGCTGGCCCGCCTGGAAGCCGGCGTCGCGCTGTCGGCGTTGACGGCCCGCTTCCCGTCGGCGCGCCTGGCCGGCGAACCGGAGTACAAGGCCAACGTCACGCTGCGCGGCCTGTCAACGCTGGCGGTCGAGGTCTAG